The following are from one region of the Candidatus Kinetoplastibacterium crithidii genome:
- the rfbB gene encoding dTDP-glucose 4,6-dehydratase yields the protein MTILITGGSGFIGSNFIKIWINNFKTRKIINLDKLSYASNNIQNLPTKNYKFIKGNIGNINLVKKILYKYQPDVIINFAAETHVDTSISNPKIFAQNNIMDFLNFIETCKCYWENTNQDKKEKFRFIQISTDEIYGSLKENEKPFTENSRYKTNNPYSASKASANHIAQSFFQTYDFPIIITISTNNYGPYQHTEKFIPKIIKSAIQNTIVPIYGDGQQIRDWLYVKDHCNALIKIIKYGIPGESYNIGANNEITNLELAILLCEILDKIYPNKNCKSYKTNIRFINDRPGHDTRYSLDSTKIQTTMQWKPIEKTESGIYKTVNWYLKKMKHI from the coding sequence ATGACTATATTAATTACAGGGGGATCTGGATTTATAGGATCTAATTTTATAAAAATATGGATAAATAATTTTAAAACTCGCAAAATAATAAATCTAGATAAATTAAGTTATGCCTCCAACAATATACAAAATCTTCCTACAAAAAACTATAAATTTATAAAAGGTAATATTGGTAATATTAATCTGGTAAAGAAGATACTATACAAATATCAACCAGATGTAATCATCAATTTTGCAGCAGAAACTCATGTGGACACATCAATTTCAAATCCAAAAATATTCGCTCAAAACAATATAATGGATTTTCTCAATTTCATTGAAACTTGTAAATGCTATTGGGAAAATACTAACCAAGATAAAAAAGAAAAATTTAGATTTATACAAATATCTACAGATGAAATTTATGGATCATTAAAAGAAAATGAAAAACCTTTTACAGAAAATAGTAGATACAAAACAAACAATCCATATTCAGCCAGCAAAGCATCAGCCAATCATATAGCACAGTCCTTTTTCCAAACATACGACTTTCCAATAATAATAACTATTAGCACAAATAATTATGGACCATATCAACATACAGAAAAATTTATACCAAAAATAATTAAATCAGCAATACAAAATACTATTGTACCAATATATGGTGATGGTCAACAAATTAGGGATTGGCTATATGTAAAAGACCATTGCAATGCACTAATCAAAATAATCAAATATGGCATTCCTGGAGAAAGCTATAATATTGGCGCTAATAACGAAATAACCAATCTAGAACTTGCTATTTTATTATGCGAAATTTTAGATAAAATATATCCTAATAAAAATTGTAAATCTTATAAAACAAATATTAGATTTATAAATGACCGTCCAGGACATGATACAAGATACTCGCTTGATTCAACAAAAATTCAAACGACAATGCAATGGAAACCTATAGAGAAAACAGAATCTGGAATATATAAAACTGTAAATTGGTACTTAAAAAAAATGAAACATATTTAA
- the mutS gene encoding DNA mismatch repair protein MutS, with product MKMPTIIEGLSPLMQQYISIKKEAGNMLLFFRMGDFYEMFYEDAEKGSILLNLNLTKRGFINGMPIPMAGIPANSLEQYLGKLIEQGESVAICEQINDFSNSKTNLVERKIVRIVTPGTITEESLLPSKSDSAMVAINPYKHNKQEIGISYLNLANGDFKVIECQSLQELKSELHRLSPTEIIIPEEYNLTDTQDFKATYTRVPKWHFDYENALNHLLDHFEILSLDSFGLSTNSSYIGAAGAILRYAYKAQSLYDLSHIQTIQIEHSKQFVFLDPFTRKNLEITQTIYGEKSPTLFSHLDRCNTSMGSRLLKKWLHNPLVDNKEIQLRQEGINSLLSGNNTDKSENNSIIQKINNLLKEIPDLERITSRIALKSIRPKELIYIKNAIKIIPHINSILITIRKSAKIISLKEKLIIDTSIYDLINESIIPEPAYSIKDGNVIADGFDQELDTLRSISQNESTYLQELESREKIKTGINNLRLSFSRIHGFYIEITKGQIEKAPSHYKRIQTLKNVERFTIPELKIWEDKILSAREKSLSREKYLYEEIINKLNNYIKDLIECAKAIAELDVLSALAEHAFIYEWTCPTISNENEIIIKSGKHPIVEAHIETFVPNDCVLNDEQKMLIITGPNMGGKSTYMRQIALISLLARAGSFVPAAKARIGKIDRIFTRIGASDDISGGKSTFMVEMTETSVILSSSNKNSLVLIDEIGRGTSTNEGISLAWGIADYLLNHNKSFTVFATHYFELTKIPHVYKQATNVHMSAIETDDNLVFLHELKNGPANQSYGIQVAKKAGLPREVIRKSIEKLNSIKKPSTKNNIQPSSSTINYDIQQYEKLKKIILNINIDETTPLESLNKLKNIQKIITSDT from the coding sequence ATGAAAATGCCGACCATAATAGAAGGGTTAAGCCCACTAATGCAACAATATATTTCCATAAAAAAAGAAGCAGGAAACATGTTGCTTTTCTTCAGAATGGGAGATTTTTATGAAATGTTTTACGAAGATGCTGAAAAAGGATCCATTTTATTAAATCTTAATTTAACAAAAAGGGGGTTTATAAATGGTATGCCTATACCCATGGCAGGAATTCCAGCAAACTCGTTAGAGCAATATCTAGGAAAGCTTATAGAACAAGGAGAATCTGTAGCTATTTGTGAACAAATAAACGATTTTAGCAATTCTAAAACGAATCTAGTTGAAAGAAAAATAGTTAGAATTGTAACTCCTGGAACTATAACAGAAGAATCTCTACTACCATCTAAATCAGATAGCGCCATGGTTGCTATTAATCCATATAAACATAATAAACAAGAAATAGGGATTTCTTATTTAAACCTAGCAAATGGTGATTTTAAGGTAATAGAATGTCAATCATTACAAGAACTAAAATCAGAATTACATAGGTTATCACCAACTGAAATAATTATACCTGAAGAATATAATTTAACTGACACTCAAGATTTCAAAGCTACGTATACTAGAGTCCCTAAATGGCATTTTGATTATGAAAACGCCTTAAATCATCTATTAGATCATTTTGAAATATTGTCACTTGATAGTTTTGGCTTATCAACAAATTCATCATATATAGGAGCAGCTGGAGCCATCCTAAGATATGCTTATAAAGCGCAATCTCTTTACGATTTATCACATATCCAAACAATACAGATAGAACATTCAAAACAATTTGTTTTTCTAGATCCATTCACAAGAAAAAATTTAGAAATAACTCAAACTATCTATGGAGAAAAATCTCCAACACTTTTTTCTCACTTAGATAGATGTAACACTTCTATGGGTAGTCGACTATTAAAAAAATGGTTACATAACCCACTGGTTGATAACAAAGAAATCCAACTAAGGCAAGAAGGTATAAATAGTTTACTATCGGGAAATAATACAGATAAATCAGAAAATAATAGTATTATACAAAAAATTAATAATCTATTAAAAGAAATACCAGATTTAGAAAGAATAACCTCAAGAATAGCATTAAAATCAATTCGTCCTAAAGAATTAATCTATATAAAAAATGCTATAAAAATCATACCACATATTAATTCCATATTAATTACAATTAGAAAATCAGCAAAGATTATAAGTCTCAAAGAAAAGTTGATAATAGATACATCAATATATGATTTAATAAATGAATCAATAATCCCTGAACCAGCATACTCTATAAAAGATGGAAATGTAATAGCAGATGGTTTTGATCAAGAACTAGATACATTAAGATCTATTTCTCAAAATGAAAGCACATATTTGCAAGAGCTAGAATCAAGGGAAAAAATCAAGACAGGCATTAATAATTTAAGATTATCTTTCAGTCGAATACATGGTTTTTATATAGAAATTACTAAAGGTCAAATTGAAAAAGCTCCATCACATTATAAAAGAATCCAAACCCTAAAAAATGTGGAAAGATTTACTATTCCAGAACTTAAAATATGGGAAGACAAAATATTATCAGCCAGAGAAAAGTCCTTATCTAGAGAAAAGTATTTATATGAAGAAATAATAAATAAATTGAATAACTACATAAAAGATCTAATAGAATGTGCGAAAGCAATTGCTGAGCTTGATGTATTGTCTGCTCTAGCAGAACATGCCTTTATATATGAATGGACATGCCCTACTATAAGTAATGAAAATGAAATAATAATCAAATCAGGAAAACATCCAATAGTAGAAGCTCATATAGAAACATTTGTTCCGAATGATTGTGTTCTTAATGATGAACAAAAAATGCTTATAATAACAGGGCCCAATATGGGCGGCAAATCTACATATATGAGGCAAATCGCTTTGATCTCTCTTCTTGCAAGAGCAGGAAGTTTTGTACCTGCAGCTAAAGCACGAATTGGCAAAATTGATAGAATCTTTACAAGAATTGGAGCTTCAGATGACATATCAGGAGGAAAATCTACTTTTATGGTAGAAATGACAGAAACATCAGTAATACTTTCGTCTAGCAATAAAAACAGCTTGGTACTAATAGATGAAATAGGTAGAGGTACGTCTACAAATGAAGGCATATCACTCGCATGGGGTATAGCTGACTATCTATTAAACCATAATAAATCTTTCACTGTTTTTGCAACTCATTACTTTGAATTAACCAAAATACCTCATGTTTATAAACAAGCAACTAATGTACACATGAGTGCTATAGAAACAGATGATAACCTAGTATTTTTACATGAGCTGAAAAATGGACCAGCAAATCAAAGTTATGGGATACAAGTCGCAAAAAAAGCAGGCTTACCAAGAGAAGTAATACGAAAATCTATAGAAAAACTTAATTCAATAAAAAAACCAAGCACTAAAAATAATATACAACCAAGTTCAAGTACTATTAACTATGATATACAGCAATATGAAAAACTCAAAAAAATCATTTTAAATATAAATATAGATGAAACAACTCCATTAGAAAGCTTGAACAAACTAAAAAATATACAAAAAATAATTACCAGTGATACATAG
- a CDS encoding 4-hydroxy-tetrahydrodipicolinate synthase, giving the protein MANHANPIFSGSIVALVTPMLPDGTFDFDSYRSLIDWHISEGTDALVVVGTTGESPSVSFDEHAELIKVAVEHSNGRIPVIAGVGANSTSEAIYLTEHAKRVGAHAGLSVVPYYNKPSQEGIYRHFKMIAESVDLPIILYNVPGRTVADISNETVVRLSEIPGIIGLKDATGDIARGVLLLREIPDGFQVFSGDDPTAAAFIMLGAAGNISVTANIAPRLVHDLCEAAKAGNVAMVRQLNMKLSLLNKALFVEANPIPVKWALSELGLTSLGYRLPLVPLSESNHAFVRKAMKVAGLI; this is encoded by the coding sequence ATGGCAAACCATGCAAATCCTATTTTTAGTGGTAGTATTGTAGCTTTAGTTACTCCTATGTTGCCTGATGGCACTTTTGATTTTGATTCATATCGTTCTTTGATTGATTGGCATATATCTGAAGGTACTGATGCTCTCGTTGTTGTTGGTACAACTGGAGAGTCTCCTTCTGTGTCTTTTGATGAGCATGCTGAATTGATTAAAGTTGCTGTAGAGCATTCTAATGGTCGCATACCTGTAATCGCTGGAGTCGGTGCTAATTCTACAAGTGAAGCTATTTATTTAACAGAACATGCCAAAAGAGTTGGTGCTCATGCTGGTTTATCGGTTGTTCCTTATTACAATAAACCTTCTCAAGAAGGAATATATAGACATTTTAAGATGATCGCAGAGTCTGTCGATTTACCTATTATTTTATATAATGTACCAGGAAGAACTGTAGCTGATATTAGCAATGAGACTGTTGTTAGATTATCTGAAATACCAGGTATTATTGGATTGAAAGATGCAACTGGGGATATAGCTAGGGGAGTGTTGTTGTTAAGAGAAATCCCTGATGGTTTTCAAGTTTTTAGTGGAGATGATCCTACTGCGGCGGCATTTATTATGTTAGGAGCGGCTGGAAATATTTCTGTTACAGCTAATATTGCTCCTAGACTTGTGCATGATTTATGTGAGGCAGCAAAAGCTGGGAATGTTGCTATGGTACGTCAACTTAATATGAAGTTATCCTTGTTGAATAAGGCTTTGTTTGTAGAGGCTAATCCCATACCTGTTAAATGGGCCTTGAGTGAGCTTGGTCTTACATCTTTAGGTTACCGTTTACCTTTAGTACCTTTGAGTGAATCAAATCATGCCTTTGTCAGAAAAGCAATGAAAGTAGCAGGTCTTATTTAG
- a CDS encoding TrmJ/YjtD family RNA methyltransferase: protein MFSKINFILVNPSHPGNIGSSARALKNMNFQKLIIVGTNNYKITENNEAIKFASNAQDVLKNIAICKNLKEALSNTSFSVALTARNNRKIDLYSYEIRDAIKVAISHLINSNREISFVFGSENHGLTNQQISLCNCISTIPSNPEYQSLNISHALQIVAWETYYTIMKQNINITKQVPYKKNNDPASISEIITLLEKLENVLIKINFLNPLKPKHLMLKLTQLALRSNIKKNEINILHGILESIIKNH, encoded by the coding sequence ATGTTTTCAAAAATAAATTTCATATTAGTTAACCCTAGTCATCCTGGTAATATAGGATCTTCCGCAAGAGCTTTAAAAAACATGAATTTTCAAAAGTTAATAATTGTAGGAACTAACAATTATAAAATTACAGAAAATAATGAAGCTATTAAATTTGCAAGCAACGCTCAGGATGTTTTAAAAAACATCGCAATTTGTAAAAATCTAAAAGAAGCACTCTCAAATACATCTTTTTCAGTAGCATTAACAGCAAGAAATAATAGAAAAATTGATCTATACTCTTATGAAATTAGAGATGCAATAAAAGTAGCTATTTCACATTTGATAAACTCAAATAGAGAAATATCATTTGTATTCGGATCAGAAAATCATGGGTTAACTAATCAACAAATATCACTATGCAATTGTATTAGTACTATACCATCTAATCCAGAATACCAGTCTCTAAATATATCACATGCATTGCAAATAGTTGCATGGGAAACATATTACACAATTATGAAACAAAATATAAACATCACAAAACAAGTTCCATATAAAAAAAATAATGACCCAGCATCTATTTCAGAAATAATTACTCTTTTAGAAAAATTAGAAAATGTGCTTATAAAAATAAATTTTCTTAACCCATTAAAACCAAAACATCTTATGCTTAAATTAACACAGTTAGCATTAAGATCGAATATCAAAAAAAATGAAATAAATATTTTACATGGTATTTTGGAGTCTATTATCAAAAATCATTAA
- the rfbD gene encoding dTDP-4-dehydrorhamnose reductase, whose translation MKVIIIGSKGQLGEELLKKFINIDNIELIYWNRKDIDFIYTEAIYYKLLTICPDIVINAVAYTDVDKAEQNAELVYKINYESVKSIVRYIKDKKSLLVHFSSDYVFDGRKNARYSEYDSTNPLNIYGHSKLAADLYILNSSCNSLIFRTSWIFSAKGNNFLNKILKLSKIKESIEVVNDQYGSPLSAKVIAEITVNAIMKLYKKNGAEIYNVSINNIINRYDLAFLFLKKAKQKLFNIKCNKIIPIKSIFHNGVLRPKHSYLLENKNINKLSSHLPIFNNCLDETVEEIVSYSKKHDH comes from the coding sequence ATGAAAGTTATAATTATTGGCAGCAAAGGACAACTCGGAGAAGAATTACTTAAGAAATTCATAAATATAGATAATATAGAATTAATTTACTGGAATAGGAAAGATATAGATTTCATCTACACAGAAGCTATTTATTATAAACTTCTAACAATCTGTCCAGATATAGTAATAAATGCTGTAGCATATACAGATGTAGATAAAGCAGAACAAAATGCAGAATTAGTATATAAAATAAATTATGAATCTGTCAAAAGCATAGTTAGATATATAAAAGATAAAAAATCCTTACTAGTTCATTTTTCCAGTGACTATGTTTTTGACGGTAGAAAAAATGCAAGATATAGCGAATATGATTCTACTAACCCTTTAAATATATATGGACATTCAAAACTAGCAGCTGATTTATATATCCTTAATAGTTCTTGCAATTCATTAATATTTAGAACAAGCTGGATTTTTTCTGCAAAAGGTAACAATTTCCTAAACAAAATTTTAAAGTTATCCAAAATTAAAGAATCTATAGAAGTAGTAAATGATCAATATGGATCACCATTATCGGCAAAAGTAATAGCAGAAATAACTGTAAATGCAATAATGAAGTTATATAAAAAAAACGGAGCAGAAATTTATAATGTAAGCATTAACAATATTATTAATAGATACGACTTGGCCTTTCTTTTCTTAAAAAAAGCTAAGCAAAAATTATTTAATATAAAATGCAACAAAATAATACCAATAAAAAGCATATTTCATAATGGAGTCCTTAGACCAAAACACTCTTATTTATTAGAAAATAAAAATATTAATAAATTATCAAGCCATTTACCTATCTTTAATAATTGTCTAGATGAAACTGTCGAAGAAATAGTTTCATACAGTAAAAAACATGATCACTAA
- a CDS encoding NAD(P)H-dependent oxidoreductase, with amino-acid sequence MTTQKITVAVFIGSLKKDSINSKIAKTVEQISYKDLIFKYIKISDLPLYNEDYEKQFPEKISKLKNEIINTDFVLFITPEHNRSIPAALKNAIDWISRPYGQNSWKNKKAAIIGGSIGKSGTCCAQYHLRQILSSLGVIIMPTPELMLQCHDNIFDPELSIVNEKHTLNFIESWVNQYTNWLKKFI; translated from the coding sequence ATGACCACACAAAAAATAACAGTAGCAGTCTTCATAGGAAGTTTAAAAAAAGACTCTATAAATTCTAAAATAGCTAAAACTGTAGAACAAATTTCATATAAAGATTTAATATTCAAATATATAAAAATTTCTGATTTGCCTTTATATAATGAAGACTATGAGAAACAATTTCCAGAAAAAATATCAAAACTGAAAAATGAAATTATAAATACAGATTTTGTGCTATTTATAACACCTGAACATAATAGATCTATACCAGCAGCATTAAAAAACGCAATAGATTGGATATCTAGACCATACGGTCAAAACTCTTGGAAAAATAAAAAAGCAGCTATCATTGGAGGATCTATTGGCAAATCTGGAACATGTTGTGCACAATATCATCTAAGACAGATACTATCATCATTAGGCGTTATCATAATGCCAACACCAGAATTAATGTTGCAATGCCATGACAATATCTTTGATCCAGAATTATCCATAGTTAATGAAAAACATACTTTGAATTTTATAGAATCATGGGTTAATCAATATACTAATTGGTTAAAAAAATTTATATGA
- the rfbC gene encoding dTDP-4-dehydrorhamnose 3,5-epimerase, translating into MITKSLTIKNLLIIKPKIFRDTRGSFFESFNSLKFQKLVNKDYSFVQDNCSISKHNVLRGLHFQTIRPQAKLIQVLHGKIFDVVVDLRTKSSTFGKWESTILKSSNREQLWIPEGFAHGFLVLSQKAIILYKTTEFYQPNLERCIVWNDETLNISWPINEYPIISEKDKNGQKFKDLIN; encoded by the coding sequence ATGATCACTAAATCATTAACTATAAAAAATTTGTTAATTATAAAACCAAAAATTTTTAGAGATACAAGAGGATCTTTTTTTGAAAGTTTTAATTCATTAAAATTTCAAAAACTTGTGAATAAAGATTATAGTTTTGTTCAAGATAATTGCTCGATATCAAAACATAATGTCTTAAGAGGATTACACTTTCAAACTATAAGACCACAAGCGAAACTTATTCAAGTTCTACATGGCAAAATATTTGATGTTGTAGTTGATTTGAGAACTAAGTCTTCAACATTTGGAAAATGGGAAAGTACTATATTAAAATCATCAAACAGAGAACAACTTTGGATACCAGAAGGATTTGCTCATGGCTTTTTAGTTCTATCTCAAAAAGCCATAATACTGTACAAAACAACTGAATTTTATCAACCTAATTTAGAAAGATGTATTGTTTGGAATGATGAGACATTAAATATTAGTTGGCCAATTAATGAATATCCTATTATTTCAGAAAAAGACAAAAACGGCCAAAAATTTAAAGATTTAATAAATTAA
- a CDS encoding mechanosensitive ion channel, whose amino-acid sequence MSYYIGKNNFQELCMLIIKYFMLNLLFSAFILVFGWWISSVIGRWFERAVDLSTHIDTTVVPMLKSLIVWSIRIFTSIAVLSRFGVQTASIIAVLGAAGLAIGLALQGTLQNIAAGIMLLLLRPIRVGEYISLKTSEEGVIQEVGLFLTKIIQPDGIHLSLPNSMVWNSTITNFSRNATRRLDIPVFLRYEDDIELAIKLIMDVVLSNKYLLNDPEPLVKVVDFRELVIVVKIRAWSNSTTYWDFRWSLYNEVWKVLGNNGFKSPIVIKELSN is encoded by the coding sequence ATGTCTTATTATATTGGTAAGAATAATTTTCAGGAGCTTTGTATGCTTATAATCAAATATTTTATGCTTAATTTGTTATTTTCGGCTTTTATTTTAGTTTTCGGTTGGTGGATTTCTTCAGTGATAGGTCGTTGGTTTGAAAGAGCAGTGGATCTATCAACTCATATAGATACTACTGTTGTTCCAATGTTAAAATCTTTGATTGTTTGGAGCATTAGAATATTTACATCAATTGCTGTTCTTTCTAGATTTGGGGTTCAAACTGCTAGTATAATAGCTGTTTTGGGAGCTGCAGGTTTAGCTATAGGACTTGCTTTGCAAGGAACATTACAAAATATAGCAGCAGGTATTATGTTGTTATTGCTTAGACCTATCAGAGTTGGAGAGTATATTTCTTTGAAAACCTCTGAAGAAGGAGTTATTCAAGAAGTAGGTTTATTTTTGACTAAAATTATTCAACCAGATGGTATTCATTTATCTTTGCCAAATAGCATGGTTTGGAACTCAACAATTACTAATTTTAGTCGTAATGCTACACGAAGATTAGATATACCAGTCTTTTTAAGATATGAGGATGATATAGAACTTGCTATTAAACTAATTATGGATGTTGTTTTATCGAATAAATATTTACTAAATGATCCAGAACCTTTAGTTAAAGTTGTCGATTTTAGAGAACTAGTAATTGTTGTTAAAATAAGAGCATGGTCTAATTCTACAACTTATTGGGATTTTCGATGGAGTTTATATAATGAAGTATGGAAAGTTTTAGGAAATAATGGCTTTAAATCGCCAATTGTTATTAAGGAATTAAGTAATTAA
- the ppk1 gene encoding polyphosphate kinase 1 encodes MLNSFSKDSLFLNRDLSFLKFNSRVLHLAESSSYPLLERLKYVCIVSLNLDEFFEIRIASLKEQQRLHSDLDSSDGLMLFEDFFRIQQEIHSIVDKQYDILQNYIVPELLLNDVSIPYIFDWNEDQRKWAKEVFIKEVMPLLTPIGLDPAHPFPMVYNKSLNFIVSLSGIDAFGRQASIAIVQMPKALPRLIKMPITISNYKYSYVMLTSLLKAFIGELFPGLVINGCYQWRVTRNSNLFVDEEEVTNLRLALQGELSQRHFGAAVRLEIDESTPDFLKSFLQKEFSLSSYDLYKVKGPVNISRLIQICSIKELQHLAFKAYVPSIPTPFRLAKDKPNILFNFLKKQDVLLHHPYQSFQPVIDFLTAASLDPEVVAIKQTIYRTGEDSELMKILLLAARMGKEVTVVVELMARFDEQTNINWAAKLEEVGAHVVYGVVSYKTHAKMALVLRREKGLLNRYAHLSTGNYHPHTSNSYTDFGIITSDPRLCEDVDKVFFQLTGLGSRLPMNYLLCSPFTLHDGIISMIRKETEISNKGRTAKIMAKMNSLLEPEIIKELYKASESGVQIDLIVRGVCALRSGVPGLSENIRVRSILGRFLEHSRVFYFYSDGEEKLFLSSADWMERNFFRRVEVAFPIMNVSIKKRIIEEAFSYGLKENEFAWEQCDGEYFKVLNHENELSFSSQNYLMDIFRS; translated from the coding sequence ATGCTAAATTCTTTTTCTAAAGATTCTTTATTTTTGAATAGAGATCTATCATTTTTAAAATTTAATTCACGTGTTCTTCATCTTGCAGAAAGCTCAAGTTACCCTCTTCTAGAACGTTTGAAATATGTTTGTATAGTCAGTCTAAATTTGGATGAGTTTTTTGAGATAAGGATAGCCTCATTAAAGGAGCAGCAAAGATTACATTCAGATTTGGATAGTAGTGATGGACTAATGTTATTTGAAGATTTTTTTAGAATACAGCAAGAAATTCATTCTATAGTAGATAAACAATATGATATTCTTCAAAATTATATTGTGCCTGAATTATTATTAAATGATGTCTCTATTCCGTATATTTTTGATTGGAATGAAGATCAAAGAAAATGGGCAAAAGAAGTTTTTATTAAAGAAGTAATGCCTTTATTAACTCCAATAGGTTTGGATCCTGCTCATCCTTTTCCTATGGTTTATAATAAAAGTCTTAATTTTATAGTTTCATTATCAGGGATAGATGCATTTGGTAGGCAAGCTTCTATCGCTATTGTACAAATGCCAAAAGCATTGCCAAGATTAATAAAAATGCCTATAACTATATCTAATTATAAATATAGTTATGTGATGCTGACATCTTTATTGAAAGCGTTTATAGGGGAGTTATTTCCAGGATTGGTAATTAATGGTTGTTACCAATGGAGGGTCACAAGAAATAGTAATTTGTTTGTTGATGAAGAAGAAGTGACTAATCTAAGATTAGCATTACAAGGTGAGTTATCTCAAAGACATTTTGGAGCTGCAGTAAGGTTAGAAATAGATGAGTCAACTCCTGATTTTTTAAAATCTTTTTTACAAAAAGAATTCTCTTTATCTTCATACGACCTTTATAAAGTGAAAGGACCAGTTAATATTTCTAGACTTATTCAAATTTGTAGTATAAAAGAACTACAGCATTTAGCATTTAAAGCGTATGTTCCGTCTATACCTACTCCATTTCGCTTAGCAAAAGATAAACCTAATATATTATTCAATTTTTTGAAAAAACAAGATGTTTTACTTCATCATCCATATCAATCTTTTCAACCCGTTATTGATTTTTTAACAGCAGCTTCCTTAGATCCTGAAGTCGTTGCTATTAAACAAACTATCTATCGTACAGGTGAAGATTCAGAATTAATGAAAATTCTATTATTAGCTGCTCGTATGGGCAAGGAAGTAACAGTAGTGGTGGAGTTGATGGCTAGATTTGATGAGCAGACAAATATTAACTGGGCAGCTAAGTTAGAAGAGGTCGGGGCTCATGTCGTTTATGGTGTTGTTTCTTATAAAACTCATGCTAAAATGGCCCTGGTTTTACGTAGAGAAAAAGGTCTATTGAATAGATACGCTCATTTGAGCACAGGTAACTATCATCCTCATACATCTAATTCATATACAGATTTTGGTATTATTACATCTGATCCTAGATTATGTGAAGATGTTGATAAAGTTTTTTTTCAACTTACAGGACTTGGATCACGTTTGCCAATGAATTATCTTTTATGTTCTCCTTTTACTTTGCATGATGGAATTATTTCGATGATAAGAAAGGAAACTGAAATATCAAATAAAGGTAGAACAGCAAAAATAATGGCTAAAATGAATTCTTTATTGGAGCCAGAGATAATAAAAGAGCTTTATAAAGCTAGTGAATCTGGCGTTCAAATAGATTTAATTGTTAGAGGAGTATGTGCTTTAAGGTCTGGTGTTCCAGGTTTATCTGAAAATATAAGAGTTCGTTCTATTTTAGGAAGATTTTTAGAACATTCTAGGGTTTTTTATTTTTATTCAGATGGTGAGGAAAAGTTATTTTTATCATCTGCAGATTGGATGGAAAGAAATTTTTTCAGAAGAGTAGAAGTTGCATTCCCGATTATGAATGTTAGTATAAAGAAAAGGATTATAGAAGAAGCTTTTTCTTATGGATTAAAGGAGAATGAATTTGCTTGGGAGCAGTGTGATGGTGAGTATTTTAAAGTATTAAATCATGAAAATGAATTAAGCTTTAGCTCTCAAAATTATCTTATGGATATTTTTAGGTCATAA